The DNA segment TCAATTTCTTTTCCGATTACCTGATATTTTCCGGCTTTTACGGCCTCGTCCTCGGTCGTCGTCTTCACTGTGGACAGATCCTCGATGGCGAGAACTTCTTCCGTCACGCCCTTGTCATGGGGCGGGGTAAACTGGGCGCCGTCCTCCCAGTAAACCTTGTAGCCGTTGTATTCCGGCGGATTGTGGCTGGCCGTAATGTTGATGCCGGCGATGCAGCCCAGCTCGCGCACGGCAAAGGACAGCTCCGGCGTCGGGCGCAGGGACTCGAATTTATATGCCTTAATCCCGTTGGCCGCCAGGGTCATGGCCGCTTCCATGGCAAACTCCGGCGACATCCGGCGGGAGTCGTATGCGATTGCAACGCCCTTATCTGCGCCGCCCTGCTTGATAATGTAGTTTGCAAGGCCCTGGGTTGCCCGGCGGACGGTATAGATGTTCATCCGGTTGATGCCGGCTCCAATGATTCCCCTTAAGCCTGCCGTACCGAATTCCAAGTCCATGTAGAACCGCTCTTTGATCTCATTTTCATCGTCTGCGATGGCGCGCAGCTCTTCTTTGGTCTGCCCGTCAAAATACGGATTTTCCAGCCATTCCTGATAGATCTTCTTGTAATCCTTCATTGCTTAACTCCCCTCGCTATATTCATCTCAAGCTTCCGGCCTTTTCCGTGAAACCATGTCCTTATTATAATACATGCAGGGGGAAAAGTCAAAGACACGACGCCGGACAAAGCATGTATTTTCCTGACTTTTGCGGCATTTTGGGATGAAATTCCCGCATCAGAGCAGGCAGGAGAGGAATTCTTCCCGCCCTTTCTGCTGTTTCTCCAGGTTTCTTATCTTTTCCGCATTCCTGGCCGGCACCCATGCCTTATTGGCATTGTAATAAAAGTTGATCTGCTTCCAGTATTTCTCCGGATACAGGAACAGGCAGTACAGGCACGCCCGGTCGGTGTCGGAAAGCGGCAGCACCCGCTCGTATGCCTCTAACATGGAAAGGCCGAGCCGTCTGTCCCAGTCATGCTTTTCCATGACTTTCCGCATGAAATAGTAGAGATCCTCGGTCTGGAGCCCCAGGTGCATCTTGTTGAATTCCGTCACGGCCACATACGTCCTGCCCATCAGGATGTGGTGCTGGTTCAGCTCCCCATGGCAGACATGGTACCTGCCGCACAGGGCGCCGCCTTCCTGGTCAAACAGTTCCCGCATTTTTTCGCAGGCCTCCACCGCCTGCTCGTAAAACATGCTGAAATTCCCTATGACGCAGAGCTCAAACTCGTTTTTCCTCTGTTTTCCGCGGATGAACGCCCGCGCTTTTTTCAGTTCGCGGTTGTGGCGCTCCATGGCGGAGTACAGGGGCGGCGAGATCATGGATTTTAAGTTCCATTCCTCCTGCGCCGGGATGTTCCGAAGGAGCTTATGTAGGACTGCGATCTGGCGGATGGCGGACAGGATTTCCCTCGTGTCCCGGATATCGCATTCCCGGTCGGAAAACCAGTCCTTGACGATGAACCTGGTTCCGTCCTCGGCCAGGGAGATGAGCTCCCCCTCCCGGTTCCGCATGTACTGATCCACCTGAAGGCTCTCGCATTCTTCCACGGTTTTTAACACCTTTTCCTCAAATTCCAGGCGCTTTACGGTTCCCTTATATTCTTTTAAAAGCTTAAGGCCACGGTCCGTCTCAAAAATCCACGCGCCGCGGCCTTTCCTCAAGCTTTCCACTTCAAGCTCATACTGGCCGATAACCTCCGTATTCCAATCGTTCACGTGCGTCCCTCCATATCCCATCTAAGCTACTTCTAGGGTATGAAAAACATGGCCGAAATATGAGGGCAAGTTGGAAAAAGCGGCGCGCCGGCCAGTCAGCCATGCGCGCCGCCTTTCTTTAAAAGGTCAAGCAGAAATTCTTTTTGATTGTATTCCGGATGTTCCAGCACAAGGCCGAATAAATATTCCAGCGTACTTCCCATTTCCTTTCCCGGCTTCATTCCGGCCGCAATCAGGTCGCCGCCGTTTACGGCCATGTCTTTCATCCTAAGACAGTCCCCTGACGCGAGGATTTCCTGCCAGAGGGCAGAAAGCGCGGCCGCCGTCTTCGGCCCTGGAAAGCCTGGAAGCGCTTCCTCCATGGACTTTAAGGAGAGGACACCTTCAAACTGGTACTCCGTCATCCGGCTCGCCATGCGCCGGATGGCCGTTTTCGCCTCCGGAAGAGGCGTCTGGAAGCCCTCCGCCATGGTTTTTGCATTCCCAATGGTCTCGTTGTCAAGCTTGAGCCCTTTTAAAAAGCGCCGGACATCATTGGGAGGCGTAAACCGCAGGAAACCGGCCCACCGCATCGACTTTTCTGCCGGAAGGGAGGAGGTTCCCATGAGACAGCGCGGATATGCCAAAAGTCCCTCGCTTTTTTCCCCGGGCCGCTCACCTTCCGTCAGGATTTCATGGAGGCCGTCGGCCACGTACCGGCTGATTCCCAGATTTTCGGTGAGAATCAGACGCTCCGGATGATCCGATAACAGGAGTTTTGTCAGCTCCGTCTGGATCCTCTCTCTGCTGACTTTTAATAGATTCGGCGCCAGCGCCCCGACGGCGTTAAGCGTCTCCTCCTCAATTTCAAAATTTAACTGTCCGGAAAAGCGGATAGCCCTTAAAATCCGGAGCGCATCCTCGGAGAACCGCTCCGTTGGGCTCCCGACGCACCGGATGATCCCGGCCTTTAAATCGTCCATCCCGCCGAACACGTCCACAATCCCTGTCTCATGGCTGTACGCCATGGCGTTGATGGTAAAGTCCCGCCGCTTTAAATCCTCGGTGAGGTTTTTCGTAAATTCCACCGAATCCGGGTGGCGCCCGTCATGGTATTCGCCGTCGATCCGGTAGGTTGTCACTTCGTATCCCTTCCGGTTCTTTATGACGGTGACGGTGCCATGCTGAAGTCCCGTGTCCACGGTTCGCGGGAAGATCCGCTTGATTTCCTCCGGCTCGGCAGAAGTCGTGATGTCCCAGTCGCCGGGTGTGCGGGAAAGCAGCGTGTCGCGGACGCAGCCGCCCACGGCAAAGGCCTCGAAGCCATGTTCCCGGATTTTTCCTATGATCCACTCGACCTCCTGCGGCACTTCTATCTTCATTGGGGTTCCCTCCGTTCGGATTTTATATTGCGAAAAACGGGAATCAGCCGTCTTGCCAGGGCTGCCGCCAGCACACAGAGCACAAAATCCCCCCACGCCGTTAATAGAAAGCAGTTGATGAACACCAGCCGCCAGCCCACGGCCACATGGAGGACATAGTTGCTGCACCCGTAAAAATACGCCATCCCGCAGGCGTACATGGAAAGCATGCCGCAGACGGCAGAAAACAAAAGCCACGGGAATGTCCGCCTGTCCTTCGCCTCGTAAACCTTTCCTGTCACGAAGCCGGCCGCCGCAAAGCCCAGAAGAAAGCCGAAGGTGGGCTTTAAAAGGTAGGCCGGCCCGCCTCCCGATGCAAACACGGGGATGCCGCAAAGCCCGATCACAAGATACGTGAACACGCATGCCGCTGAGAGCCGGCTTCCCAAAAGAAAGGCGGACAGCAGCACGAAAAAGAACTGGAGCGTAAAATGCATGGGCACCGGCTGCACCGGGATCGTGATCTTTATGAATGCCCCGACGGCAATGAGGGCGGTAAACAGGCCGCCCTCGGCCAGATCACGGACAGTAAATCGTTCTTCTCTCATCCGTTCCTCGCTTTAGTATGCCTTGCCCCAGTAAACCATTTTCTTCGCCGACTTGCCGCAGACGATGCAGGTGTCGGAAAGCTGTTCCTGCTTAAACGGCATACAGCGGGAGGTGACGCCGACGGTCTCCTTTAATTTTTCCTCGCACTCCTGGCAGCCGCACCACATGGCTTTAATAAAGCCAGGCTTGTTGTCGGCCAGATCTTTCATCTCTTCCATAGTCACTGCGGAATAGGTGTGGCTGTCACGGTGAGCCTTTGCGCGCTCAAACATGTCTTTCTGGATGGTCTCAAGGAGCTCGCCCACCTTCTCTGCGATTTCATCCAGGAATACGGTCATCTTCTCATGGGTATCGCGGCGCACCAGGACGGCCTGGCCTGCCTCGATGTCCTTCGGGCCAAGCTCGATGCGAACCGGGATGCCGCGCATCTCGGACTCGCTGAACTTCCAGCCCGGGCTCTTGTCGGAATCATCCACCTTCACGCGGAAGTTGGACAGCGCGCTTTCCACCTCGCGGGCCTTTTCAAGAACGCCCTCCTGCTGCTGGCGGATCGGAACGATCACAACCTGAACCGGTGCAATCCGCGGCGGAAGCACAAGGCCCTCGTTGTCGCCGTGTGCCATGATGATGGCGCCGATCAGACGGGTGGACATGCCCCAGGACGTCTGATGGACGTATTTTAACTGATTGTCCTTGTCGGAATACTGGATGCCGAAGGCCTTTGCGAAGCCGTCGCCGAAGTTGTGGCTCGTGCCTGACTGAAGGGCCTTTCCGTCATGCATCAGGGCTTCAATGGTATAGGTGGACTCGGCGCCTGCAAATTTCTCCTTATCGGTCTTCTGGCCGCGGATGACAGGCATCGCCAGGACTTCCTCACAGAAATCCGCGTAGAGGTTCAGCATCTGGATGGTTCTCTCCTCGGCTTCCTCGGCCGTGGCGTGAGCCGTGTGGCCCTCCTGCCATAAGAATTCTCTGGAGCGCAGGAATGGTCTCGTCGTCTTTTCCCATCTCACGACGGAGCACCACTGGTTGTAAACCTTCGGCAGGTCGCGGTAGGAATGGATGTCTTTCGCATAGAAATCACAGAACAGCGTCTCGGACGTCGGACGCACGCAGAGGCGCTCCTGGAGCGGTTCGAGGCCGCCATGGGTGACCCATGCCACCTCCGGCGCAAAGCCTTCCACATGGTCTTTTTCCTTCTGGAGCAGGCTCTCCGGGATGAATAACGGCATGTAGACGTTCCGCACGCCTGCCTCTTTAAAGCGTCTGTCCAGCTCATGCTGGATGTTTTCCCAGATCGCATAGCCGTCCGGCTTGATTACCATACAGCCTTTTACGCTTGCATAGTCAATAAGCTCCGCTTTCTTCACCACGTCCGTGTACCACTGGGCGAAATCCTCTTCCATGGAGGTAATGGCCTCCACCATCTTCTTTTCTCTTGCCATGATCTTCTCTCCTCAATTTTTCTCCGGGGCGGAAATAAAAAACGGCTGCCAGCCCCCAAAGGGACCGACAGCCGGCGTTACCACCCAATTTAGCTCCCGAAGCCCGGGAACTCTCCTCTTTTTCCTTTAACGCAGGAATACGCTGCA comes from the Eubacteriaceae bacterium Marseille-Q4139 genome and includes:
- a CDS encoding spore coat protein CotS, which codes for MNDWNTEVIGQYELEVESLRKGRGAWIFETDRGLKLLKEYKGTVKRLEFEEKVLKTVEECESLQVDQYMRNREGELISLAEDGTRFIVKDWFSDRECDIRDTREILSAIRQIAVLHKLLRNIPAQEEWNLKSMISPPLYSAMERHNRELKKARAFIRGKQRKNEFELCVIGNFSMFYEQAVEACEKMRELFDQEGGALCGRYHVCHGELNQHHILMGRTYVAVTEFNKMHLGLQTEDLYYFMRKVMEKHDWDRRLGLSMLEAYERVLPLSDTDRACLYCLFLYPEKYWKQINFYYNANKAWVPARNAEKIRNLEKQQKGREEFLSCLL
- a CDS encoding CCA tRNA nucleotidyltransferase, which produces MKIEVPQEVEWIIGKIREHGFEAFAVGGCVRDTLLSRTPGDWDITTSAEPEEIKRIFPRTVDTGLQHGTVTVIKNRKGYEVTTYRIDGEYHDGRHPDSVEFTKNLTEDLKRRDFTINAMAYSHETGIVDVFGGMDDLKAGIIRCVGSPTERFSEDALRILRAIRFSGQLNFEIEEETLNAVGALAPNLLKVSRERIQTELTKLLLSDHPERLILTENLGISRYVADGLHEILTEGERPGEKSEGLLAYPRCLMGTSSLPAEKSMRWAGFLRFTPPNDVRRFLKGLKLDNETIGNAKTMAEGFQTPLPEAKTAIRRMASRMTEYQFEGVLSLKSMEEALPGFPGPKTAAALSALWQEILASGDCLRMKDMAVNGGDLIAAGMKPGKEMGSTLEYLFGLVLEHPEYNQKEFLLDLLKKGGAHG
- a CDS encoding biotin transporter BioY, which encodes MREERFTVRDLAEGGLFTALIAVGAFIKITIPVQPVPMHFTLQFFFVLLSAFLLGSRLSAACVFTYLVIGLCGIPVFASGGGPAYLLKPTFGFLLGFAAAGFVTGKVYEAKDRRTFPWLLFSAVCGMLSMYACGMAYFYGCSNYVLHVAVGWRLVFINCFLLTAWGDFVLCVLAAALARRLIPVFRNIKSERREPQ
- the proS gene encoding proline--tRNA ligase, translating into MAREKKMVEAITSMEEDFAQWYTDVVKKAELIDYASVKGCMVIKPDGYAIWENIQHELDRRFKEAGVRNVYMPLFIPESLLQKEKDHVEGFAPEVAWVTHGGLEPLQERLCVRPTSETLFCDFYAKDIHSYRDLPKVYNQWCSVVRWEKTTRPFLRSREFLWQEGHTAHATAEEAEERTIQMLNLYADFCEEVLAMPVIRGQKTDKEKFAGAESTYTIEALMHDGKALQSGTSHNFGDGFAKAFGIQYSDKDNQLKYVHQTSWGMSTRLIGAIIMAHGDNEGLVLPPRIAPVQVVIVPIRQQQEGVLEKAREVESALSNFRVKVDDSDKSPGWKFSESEMRGIPVRIELGPKDIEAGQAVLVRRDTHEKMTVFLDEIAEKVGELLETIQKDMFERAKAHRDSHTYSAVTMEEMKDLADNKPGFIKAMWCGCQECEEKLKETVGVTSRCMPFKQEQLSDTCIVCGKSAKKMVYWGKAY